From Granulicella cerasi, a single genomic window includes:
- a CDS encoding PGN_0703 family putative restriction endonuclease, whose product MIFGLDEDGRHGNFHHESYAQIRASTDWKRRLEKSHTAYKRSRARADWPWRELDCANSSDALLMNIFCHPGTIVEPQVQAMLGLESPVTPVFGFKPRTPLRGGKSDNTEIDMKLDHLLVEAKLTESDFQSAKTSLVHRYRDIEIVFDVADLPVIAGRYSGYQLIRSTLAAYAAHASFCVLCDARRADLIEKWYRVMRAVHLPNFRHRLQLLTWQELAAALPASLQVFLAEKYGIAA is encoded by the coding sequence GTGATCTTCGGGCTGGACGAGGATGGCAGGCACGGTAATTTCCATCACGAATCCTACGCGCAGATCCGTGCTTCAACCGATTGGAAGCGTCGCCTCGAAAAATCTCATACGGCGTACAAGCGCTCACGCGCCCGCGCTGACTGGCCATGGAGAGAGTTGGACTGCGCCAATAGCTCAGATGCCCTCTTGATGAACATATTCTGTCATCCTGGAACGATCGTTGAACCGCAGGTGCAGGCGATGCTCGGACTGGAATCGCCCGTAACCCCGGTGTTTGGATTCAAGCCGCGTACACCTCTCCGTGGCGGGAAGAGTGACAACACCGAGATCGATATGAAGCTGGATCATTTGTTGGTCGAGGCGAAGCTCACGGAGTCCGACTTTCAATCCGCGAAGACAAGCTTGGTTCATCGCTATCGCGACATCGAGATCGTCTTCGACGTAGCCGATTTGCCGGTTATAGCGGGCCGCTACAGCGGCTACCAACTCATCCGCAGCACTCTCGCCGCCTATGCCGCACATGCTTCCTTCTGCGTGCTTTGTGATGCTCGTCGCGCCGACCTTATCGAGAAGTGGTATCGCGTGATGCGCGCCGTACATCTTCCTAACTTCCGTCATCGTCTCCAGCTTCTTACGTGGCAGGAACTCGCTGCAGCGCTTCCAGCATCTCTGCAGGTGTTTCTTGCGGAGAAGTATGGAATTGCGGCTTGA
- a CDS encoding diguanylate cyclase, which yields MGLKDGLPHDSVYGFAQDKRGAIWIATFGGLARFDGYTIRTYTHDSVYADSIPDNNVRGVLARSDGGLWVATGNAGIVSYDPRIDGFRPLPNQPGRIAKCHVFAMTEDTDGSLWFGSEVGLTHFMPKTGTYQIYGIAVKDDHSGLHQKSVFAILRSRNGDLWVGGDHGADVLRRGASQFEAENELLFPGAPAPPVWTVFEDARGQLWIGTDRAGIRIYDPAQKNAEGVISNNELNALIGTATVRGVVEVSPQRFWIATYGSGVIAYDAHSSYARQYKRDLTSPAPLSNNFVRGLFKDSSKNVWIGTDHGLSRLGPLADGLLTLHTSPLRRDGLSGNEVRSVTLQNECLWVGFDQGKVSVIDGNGQMHSVHAAPGVSQKETLQREVLAVKGDEREIFVGGVGLFVVDSKTYSYRPVHGAGLDGQVINALWVSKQFVWVGTYNGLVRYDRNDHSTLLFSHHDDDPRSLADNYVRDLLQTPDGTLWVTTRLGLDEMPKGLESFLHLRKNAPLGFELPSNNVQPIALDAGMLWVGSIDKGLLYQSGTRTVFADGATRQMPVFRDMDTTSGFPSNTVLTVMVGRDHRIWSNTPKGLAVVDPRTRTVKTFTEADGFRISSQNLFGSAAFDDGTLVFPGDQGLAIVRTDRIPKNPTVGNLFLSELAITGRKESAVAQAWGVQSLGVTPRIEMTSRERSFRAVFATLNVATAREMHYSYKLEGFDADWMGGDEGSHIVTYTNLPPGRYRLLVRAWRESDREAVSSTAIMIHIRPLFTETKWFKVLMLAAMVAVIFLAFWLRLQVIERRRFALEQLVKERTGELANKHADLLEANKRLEVLAKRDELTGAFNRRHFLEAANSEFERCVRSGRSFSLLLIDLDNFKRINDLYGHAAGDAALLHTIASLNRELRSTDVLARYGGEEFAVLLPESDDVNAEAVGERLRQQIAATEVVVGELRFSITASVGVSSRNGADSVDEILRRADVALYNAKAYGRNQVVRFSDNAEA from the coding sequence ATGGGCCTGAAGGATGGGCTCCCACATGACTCCGTCTATGGTTTCGCGCAAGACAAGCGTGGCGCAATATGGATAGCCACCTTCGGCGGACTGGCCCGGTTCGACGGATACACAATCCGAACCTACACGCACGATAGCGTCTACGCCGACTCGATCCCGGACAATAACGTTCGTGGCGTGCTCGCGCGCTCTGATGGCGGCCTGTGGGTTGCGACCGGGAATGCCGGCATCGTGAGCTATGACCCCAGGATCGATGGCTTTCGCCCGTTGCCGAACCAGCCAGGCAGAATCGCCAAGTGCCACGTCTTCGCCATGACAGAAGACACCGACGGCAGCCTGTGGTTCGGTTCTGAAGTGGGTTTGACTCACTTCATGCCGAAAACCGGCACGTACCAGATTTACGGCATCGCGGTGAAGGACGATCACTCAGGACTCCATCAGAAAAGTGTCTTCGCGATCCTTCGCTCGCGAAATGGAGACCTTTGGGTCGGCGGAGACCATGGCGCGGATGTGCTTCGTCGCGGCGCTTCGCAGTTTGAAGCAGAGAATGAGCTTCTCTTTCCAGGCGCGCCTGCTCCTCCCGTGTGGACCGTCTTCGAGGATGCCCGAGGACAGCTCTGGATCGGAACCGATCGCGCCGGCATTCGTATTTACGATCCAGCGCAGAAGAACGCTGAAGGCGTGATCTCCAACAATGAGTTGAATGCGCTGATAGGTACGGCCACCGTCCGAGGCGTCGTTGAGGTCAGCCCGCAGAGATTCTGGATCGCGACCTACGGAAGCGGCGTCATCGCCTACGATGCGCACTCCTCATACGCTCGCCAGTACAAGCGCGACCTCACATCGCCTGCACCGCTGAGCAACAACTTCGTGCGTGGACTTTTCAAAGACTCTTCCAAGAACGTTTGGATCGGCACCGATCATGGGCTATCGCGCCTCGGTCCCCTCGCCGACGGACTGCTGACCCTGCATACCTCTCCCTTGCGTCGCGATGGGCTCTCCGGGAATGAGGTCCGCAGTGTCACCTTGCAGAACGAATGCCTTTGGGTGGGATTCGATCAAGGCAAAGTCTCGGTGATCGATGGCAACGGACAGATGCACAGCGTGCATGCAGCCCCAGGAGTATCGCAGAAGGAAACCCTGCAACGAGAAGTGCTCGCAGTGAAGGGCGACGAGCGAGAGATCTTCGTAGGAGGTGTCGGGCTCTTCGTCGTCGACTCCAAGACCTACTCGTATCGGCCAGTGCATGGTGCTGGTCTCGATGGACAAGTGATCAACGCACTTTGGGTTTCCAAGCAGTTTGTATGGGTCGGAACGTATAACGGTTTGGTCCGCTACGATCGAAACGACCACTCGACGCTTCTCTTCAGCCATCATGACGACGATCCCCGGAGCCTCGCCGATAACTACGTGCGCGATCTGCTGCAAACGCCCGATGGCACGCTCTGGGTCACAACGAGGTTGGGCCTCGACGAGATGCCGAAAGGTTTGGAGAGCTTTCTCCATCTTCGAAAAAACGCGCCGCTCGGGTTCGAGCTGCCTTCCAATAATGTGCAGCCGATAGCCCTCGACGCAGGGATGCTTTGGGTAGGATCCATCGACAAAGGACTGCTCTACCAGAGCGGAACCAGGACAGTCTTTGCCGATGGCGCCACGCGGCAAATGCCGGTGTTTCGCGACATGGATACGACCTCCGGCTTTCCATCCAATACCGTTCTGACGGTCATGGTCGGCCGCGACCACCGGATATGGAGCAATACGCCGAAAGGCCTCGCCGTTGTCGATCCCAGAACGCGGACCGTCAAAACCTTCACGGAAGCTGACGGATTCCGCATCAGCTCCCAGAATCTTTTCGGCTCTGCAGCATTTGATGATGGAACGCTTGTCTTCCCTGGAGATCAGGGACTCGCGATCGTACGAACGGATCGGATCCCCAAGAATCCAACCGTGGGCAATCTCTTCCTGTCTGAACTCGCCATCACGGGTCGCAAAGAATCGGCGGTCGCTCAAGCCTGGGGCGTGCAGTCTCTGGGCGTGACACCCCGCATCGAAATGACGAGTCGAGAACGCAGCTTCCGTGCGGTCTTCGCGACCCTGAACGTTGCGACCGCGCGGGAGATGCATTACTCCTACAAGCTCGAAGGTTTCGATGCAGACTGGATGGGAGGAGATGAAGGATCGCACATCGTCACCTACACGAATCTCCCGCCGGGACGGTATCGTCTTCTCGTCCGCGCGTGGCGTGAGTCAGACCGTGAAGCCGTCTCCAGCACAGCCATCATGATCCACATACGACCTCTGTTTACAGAGACGAAGTGGTTCAAAGTACTCATGCTCGCCGCTATGGTGGCCGTGATCTTCCTGGCTTTTTGGCTACGGTTGCAAGTCATCGAGCGCCGACGTTTCGCGCTTGAGCAACTCGTCAAGGAGCGAACCGGTGAATTAGCGAACAAACACGCGGATCTTCTCGAAGCGAACAAGCGTCTTGAGGTCCTTGCCAAGCGTGACGAACTCACCGGAGCGTTCAATCGACGGCATTTTCTTGAAGCGGCAAACTCCGAATTCGAACGCTGCGTTCGTTCAGGTCGATCCTTCAGCCTGCTGCTTATTGATCTGGACAACTTCAAACGTATCAACGATCTCTACGGGCATGCAGCGGGCGATGCCGCTCTGCTGCACACGATAGCTTCTCTCAATCGCGAACTACGTTCGACCGATGTGCTCGCACGGTACGGCGGCGAAGAGTTCGCAGTCTTGCTTCCGGAGAGCGACGACGTCAACGCGGAAGCTGTTGGAGAGCGCTTGAGACAACAGATCGCAGCTACCGAGGTCGTCGTGGGAGAATTGCGATTCTCGATCACCGCTAGCGTGGGTGTCTCATCAAGAAACGGAGCGGACAGTGTCGATGAAATCCTGCGCCGCGCAGACGTAGCGCTGTACAACGCGAAAGCCTATGGGAGAAATCAGGTTGTTCGATTCAGCGACAATGCGGAAGCTTAG
- a CDS encoding NmrA family NAD(P)-binding protein, whose protein sequence is MGKILVTGASGDIGRKTLLHLLKLRPANELIGLVRDPAKAEDLTAKGIELRQGDYLDTVSLAEAFKGVDKLMLTATHAFTERNKAHGNVIDEAEKAGVKHIVFMPIYRKKNSTVTMKEITAEDIFTEEKLKASGINYTLAYHPPFLEALFFYLGPKAQETGVHVPAGDHKFAAATRDDLAAAHAAILTGEGHENKSYVLTGAPAISFSDVADILSKLEGKKVPYSKITPEEYLQLVGKGVPDFIAQFVLEWVVNMGAGEWEEQTKDLETLIGRKATTPTEFFRHNYLTK, encoded by the coding sequence GTGGGAAAAATACTGGTGACCGGCGCAAGCGGAGACATTGGACGGAAGACGCTTCTACATTTGCTGAAGCTCAGGCCGGCGAATGAACTGATCGGATTGGTGCGCGATCCGGCGAAGGCGGAAGACCTCACGGCCAAAGGGATCGAATTGCGACAAGGCGACTACCTCGACACCGTTTCTCTTGCTGAGGCGTTCAAGGGTGTCGACAAGCTCATGCTCACGGCCACGCACGCATTCACAGAACGCAATAAAGCCCACGGCAATGTGATTGACGAAGCCGAAAAGGCTGGCGTGAAGCACATTGTGTTTATGCCGATCTACCGCAAGAAGAATTCCACGGTCACGATGAAAGAGATCACCGCTGAGGACATCTTCACGGAAGAAAAGCTGAAGGCATCTGGTATCAACTACACCTTGGCTTACCACCCGCCATTCCTTGAAGCTTTGTTCTTTTACCTCGGACCGAAAGCTCAGGAGACGGGTGTTCATGTTCCTGCGGGAGACCACAAGTTTGCAGCAGCAACTCGTGATGACTTGGCAGCGGCACACGCAGCCATCCTGACGGGTGAGGGGCACGAGAACAAGAGCTACGTGCTGACCGGCGCTCCGGCCATTTCCTTTTCAGATGTAGCCGACATTCTCTCCAAGCTCGAAGGCAAGAAAGTCCCGTACAGCAAGATCACCCCCGAGGAATACCTGCAACTGGTCGGGAAGGGCGTCCCGGATTTCATCGCTCAGTTCGTTCTTGAGTGGGTCGTCAATATGGGTGCGGGTGAGTGGGAGGAGCAGACCAAGGACCTGGAGACGCTCATTGGCCGCAAGGCGACAACTCCTACCGAGTTCTTCCGCCACAACTACCTCACCAAGTAA
- a CDS encoding oxidoreductase translates to MSNSVLDLSKEFAGRRALVTGGSRGIGAAIAQRLIDGGAKVAVVARNRHEQTPKDAIFVQGDILTPEGCKKLVDEAVKALGGLDILVNNAAEAKLVLPNSEAISDELWQKTIASNLLSVVRVTNAALPSLKDSKDGSILNISSGSDLPGNGPLVHYGASKAAMNYYTKALAKELGAPHKIRVNIVTPGGVETPGGDIIRNELMQAMGAPPEAAVSMVPLGRLGLPSDIAEASVFLLSPRAAWITGINFHVNGGFQF, encoded by the coding sequence ATGTCGAACTCAGTTCTTGACCTATCCAAGGAGTTCGCGGGTCGCCGCGCTCTTGTAACCGGAGGCTCCCGCGGTATTGGTGCCGCTATCGCACAGCGTCTTATCGATGGAGGCGCGAAGGTCGCTGTTGTCGCGCGCAACCGTCATGAGCAAACCCCGAAGGACGCCATCTTCGTTCAAGGCGACATCCTGACCCCGGAAGGTTGCAAGAAGCTTGTCGATGAGGCCGTCAAGGCTCTCGGCGGCCTCGACATCCTTGTCAATAACGCGGCTGAAGCGAAGCTGGTCCTCCCCAACTCCGAGGCGATCTCTGACGAACTTTGGCAGAAGACAATCGCATCGAACCTTCTCTCGGTCGTGCGCGTGACCAACGCGGCTCTCCCGAGCCTGAAGGATTCGAAGGACGGTTCGATTCTGAACATCTCTTCGGGCAGCGACCTTCCTGGCAACGGACCTCTGGTTCATTACGGTGCAAGCAAGGCCGCGATGAACTACTACACGAAGGCTCTCGCGAAGGAGCTGGGCGCTCCCCACAAGATCCGCGTGAACATCGTCACACCCGGCGGAGTGGAGACTCCCGGAGGCGACATCATCCGCAACGAACTCATGCAGGCAATGGGAGCTCCGCCAGAGGCCGCAGTTTCGATGGTGCCGCTTGGTCGGCTCGGACTTCCCTCTGACATCGCGGAGGCTTCGGTGTTCCTGCTTTCGCCTCGCGCTGCTTGGATCACCGGTATCAATTTCCACGTCAACGGTGGTTTCCAGTTCTAA
- a CDS encoding TetR/AcrR family transcriptional regulator, which yields MSKTIENSKMGRPRGFDTTAALDAAMRVFWEKGYEGATLRNLESAMRINRSSMWTAFGTKEDLFKLAFERYINDYQGYIREALEKPTIREVVESALRGTVDFLSTPGNPKGCLSVHGALAVGDESDSVKQWLIEGRRAGEIRARKRFEDAKKTGDLSKGIDPAAAARYVATIIQGLGVQAASGATKAELTKTVDMALRNLEL from the coding sequence CACAACCGCAGCGCTTGATGCGGCTATGCGTGTCTTTTGGGAGAAGGGTTACGAAGGTGCAACCCTCAGAAATCTCGAGAGCGCAATGCGCATCAATCGCTCAAGCATGTGGACAGCGTTCGGCACGAAGGAAGATCTGTTCAAGCTGGCCTTCGAACGCTACATCAATGACTACCAGGGATATATACGAGAAGCGCTTGAGAAGCCGACGATTCGAGAAGTGGTCGAGTCAGCGCTTCGTGGAACGGTCGATTTCCTCTCGACGCCGGGTAACCCAAAAGGCTGTCTTTCTGTTCATGGAGCCTTGGCTGTTGGTGATGAATCGGATTCTGTGAAGCAGTGGCTAATCGAAGGACGCAGAGCCGGCGAGATAAGAGCACGAAAGCGCTTCGAGGACGCGAAGAAGACGGGCGACCTTTCCAAAGGAATTGATCCCGCTGCTGCGGCCCGATACGTGGCTACGATTATTCAAGGACTCGGAGTGCAGGCCGCTAGCGGTGCGACGAAGGCCGAACTGACAAAGACCGTTGACATGGCTCTTCGAAATCTAGAGCTGTAG